The Elephas maximus indicus isolate mEleMax1 chromosome 19, mEleMax1 primary haplotype, whole genome shotgun sequence genome contains a region encoding:
- the LOC126062999 gene encoding olfactory receptor 1D2-like, with protein sequence MLVLQTTGEMDGGNQTEASKFLLVGLSEKPDQQRILFWMFLSMYLVTVMGNVLIILAIGSDSCLHTPMYIFLVNLSFTDLFFVTNTIPKMLVNLQSQDKAISYAGCLTQLYFLISLVTLDNLILAAMAYDRYVAICRPLYYTTVMSPGLCILILALCWVLSVLYGLILTLPMTRVTFCGSQKIHYIFCEMYVLLSLACSNTQVNHTALVTTGCFIFLTPCGLMIVSYVQIVRAILQITSVTGKYKAFSTCASHLAVVSLFYGTLGMVYLQPLHTYSMKDSVATVMYAVVTPMMNPFIYSLRNKDMHGALRKLFLGKVFQGLT encoded by the coding sequence ATGCTAGTGTTGCAGACTACTGGAGAAATGGATGGAGGCAACCAGACCGAGGCTTCCAAGTTCCTGCTAGTTGGGCTTTCGGAGAAGCCCGACCAGCAACGAATCCTATTTTGGAtgttcctgtccatgtacctggTCACAGTGATGGGAAATGTGCTCATCATCCTGGCCATCGGCTCTGACTCCTGCCTGCACACTCCCatgtatatcttcctggtcaatttgtCCTTCACCGACCTCTTCTTCGTCACCAATACAATCCCCAAGATGCTGGTGAACCTTCAGTCCCAGGACAAAGCGATCTCCTACGCAGGGTGCCTGACGCAACTCTACTTCCTGATCTCCTTGGTGACACTGGACAACCTCATCCTGGCTGCAATGGCTtacgaccgctatgtggccatttgccgCCCCCTCTACTACACCACAGTCATGAGCCCTGGCCTCTGTATCTTAATCCTGGCCTTGTGTTGGGTCCTCTCTGTCCTCTATGGCCTCATCCTCACCCTCCCTATGACCAGGGTGACCTTCTGCGGGTCCCAGAAGATCCACTATATTTTCTGTGAGATGTACGTCCTGCTCAGTCTTGCATGTTCCAACACACAGGTCAATCACACAGCGCTAGTCACCACCGGCTGCTTCATCTTCCTCACTCCCTGTGGGTTAATGATTGTGTCCTATGTCCAGATTGTCAGAGCCATCCTCCAAATAACATCAGTGACTGGGAAATACAAAGCCTTCTCTACCTGTGCTTCCCATCTAGCTGTGGTGTCTCTCTTCTATGGGACACTTGGTATGGTATATTTGCAGCCTCTCCACACCTACTCCATGAAGGACTCAGTGGCCACAGTGATGTATGCTGTGGTGACACCCATGATGAACCctttcatctacagcctgaggaacaaggatATGCATGGGGCTCTCAGAAAACTCTTCCTAGGGAAAGTATTTCAGGGGTTGACATAG